CTCCAGACCATCCTGTGTGGGTGGGTGATCCCAGTCACACCTCACACGGAGCCTGAcctgtgtcctggcacagctcagccccaaTCCCTGCACAACAccctccccacagcctgatGTGCAGGGTCTGCGTGAGCCTGGGGTTGGAGACCACCCACCGCTGCCCACCCTGCTGCTGGTGACCCCTCCATGCAGCTATCCCCTCCAAACAGGGGTAGGTGTGTCCCAGCCAGGGCTCTGGCTGGCTGAGGAGTTGGGAACAtgagcagggagctggcagtgtcctgctctgctctctgctccaCACCCATGGACCTGCTGCTGAATCCAAACCTCAGCTGTGACTCACTGCGGGGtcaggcactgccagccctgtcccaaACAGAGGTTTCACCACTTTGACCCGGGACAGGCAGCACGGGCAGCACAGAGTGGGAAGGTAAAGCAGGACTCAGGCAGTGTTTGTGGCCATTAAATGTACAGACTCCACAGGGCCGCTCCACCCTCTCATTTGCAGGATTTTAATTTCGAGGACCTCTGCTGTAATTCTCATGCCGTGACTGATGGTTCTCACCTCCCTAATTACTCCCTCAAGCTGAGATGAAGGTGTTCAGATAAGGAACAAATAATATAAGCATGACAAGGATGGATGAGGAGGAACCTATTTTATCTTATTTCTAGCTGTGCAGCTCCAATGAGCTGGAGGCAGAATTTTCTCTTCAAGAACTTGGAGTTTCCATAATACATGAAAGTCAAGGCTCAGCAAGTCTGATACCATCTGTGTAAGACCAAAGAGAGGAATTTATTTGTACTTCCCATATCTGATTAAAGCTGATCAAAAGCTGGGTTAACATTTCCatgaaaaacccaaaaacttcAGGGGTCCATACATCTGGGAATGTCTCATAGAAGAAAACTTCTCTTCCCACCCCCCCACTCCCTCCTTATTTCAATTCTAGGTAttggaaaaaattaattaaaacccCTTTCCCTATGGAATGAACCTGAGAAGCACAACCTCATTATCAGTCTACAAAATTAGATGCTCCAGGTTCACGTGAGCTTGACACAACTCTGCAGCAGTGTGCCAGGGCTCCTGTCCAAGGCACCcaagccacagccccagcccaagGCATCTGGGTGATGAGGCCGCTCTGGATTAAAGGATCTCCCATTCCAAGTCCACCTATGGTCTATCAGGAAGCTGGCAGAAAACGTGTACGATGACAAAGCCTTTATCTAAAACAAAGATATATCTGTAATTATTTGAAGAATGGGTGCAAGCCCAGTTCCCTGCAGCATTCCTAGTGCTCTGCTGGATAATCCATCcataaaaagtaatttatttactGTGCCAGAAACCAGCCCCCGGCACCACATGGACTTATTCCCATGGAAACTCCAGACAAacaccagcagccccagcagcccaaCATCCTGGGCAAGCTCTGTGTATGAGGGATTTATTCTCCAAGGCTTTTGTGTGATTATGGACCTTGCAAAGAAGACAGAGAAATGTCCTGTACCTTGTAAGACTTCCTCTGGGCCATCCAAAAGCCACCCATTGCCTCCCAGCCAGCGGGGTTTGGGCTGAACCAGCCAGTCCAGGACTGCAGAAGACAGAGACAAGAGATCACAGTGTCAAAATGCAGCAGCCACAGGGCACAGAACTATGGAAAAGTAATGGATTTCCTCTAGGGGCCTGTGAGGAGGCTGCCTGATGTTTGGATCTGATTTTGACATATATTTGTGCTTTTGTTGTCCCAGTGGCAAGGGAGACGTGGATGTTACCCAGGGCCACAAGAACTTGGTGTCCTGAAGGcccaagcagctgctgctccccattctcattcccatggcagggaaCGATGAGGTGGCTGCCTCACTTCTGTCAGCACTAATTCAGGTTGGTATTGCTTCTTTTCCTGATATAGAaacacaggatcacagaatggtttgggttggaaaggaccttcaaTCTCATCTCATTCtacccctgccgtgggcagggacaccttccattatcccaggttgctccaagccccgtccaacttggccttggacactgccagggacgGGGCACAGAAAATGCCCTCTCAGGAAAAGAACTGGCCTAGACTGACTTCTACAGTTTGACCCCGTGGGAATTTCGCAACAccagctggccttggacaccttTTTAACTCATCAACCCCCCAGAAACCAGAAGGGTGGAACTGAGCTCCATCCCCAGCTCGCACTCAAGCCTCCCACCCCACACCCGACGCACATGGGGatgaccaccaccaccaccaccaccatcacccCCATCTCTGCAAGCTCCTCTCTCTCCCAGTTTGCCCACTGCTCCCGCCCTACCTGGCGGGGGCTGCACGGACTCGAGGCAGGCGTAGATGCAGCCGTTGTAGCAGCAGCGCTTGTGGCGCTCGCACTCGGAGTCGGAGCGGCAGCTGGGCACCTCGCAGGCGCGCTCCGGGAGGCtctgcggcggcggcgggcacCGGTCGTTCTTCTGGTAGTGGGAACTGTGAGAATGAAGAGGGTACTCATAATCCttgcaaagagaagaaaaggaaatcaggtttgGCGTAAGGTGAGGACCCAAACATCCCGCCAGCTGAAGCAGGAAAAGGGGTTTCGAAAGTGGTTTTTTGAGTATTTGTCAGAGAGGTGGATTAACTCTCCAGCTCCCCCAGAGCTGTATGATCCCCTCAGTGAAGTGCTTTGGGAACAGCAACCAGTCACTAAATGAGTGTGTGGAACTCGTTTTATAATTGAGATTATTGCAATGAAAATTAGGAGATTGAAAATAATCCTTTAAAGTCTCGTATATTTGTCTGGGAAACAGAGAGAAAGACTCCAGGCATCCTCATGATGAGGACACCAAAACACTTCGGTAGGGAAGCAGGAAATGAGAGCACTGTGTTGTTTTGGGACATGGAACAAATGCCCCTGGTAGCACCTCTCTCCTCAGTGGGCTCCTTCCACCTCCATCACCTGGTCTGGACCAGAATTTATAGGGGAGCCTTTCAAGTGTATCCACtgtggagctctgggttgtTAAATTAGAGACCATTTCTAAAACATGGGACATGGGACATGGGTGAGATCTGTGAGAGTGATGCCAGCTTCATCCCGAAGGAAATGAGGCCGTGTTTGAGTGACACAGAAAGGAGAGCTGCTCATTGCACACTAACAGCACAAGGGAGGTGTAAAGTGGATTAACAGGCACAGGTTTTTAGCAGGAACACCTATGGGGCACCACTCAGATATTTTTCACACTGGGGGTGTTTTAGCAAGAAGCCAAATCCCTGCAGCAGAGAGGTGAATCACCCCAGCCCACTCCTTTCTCACCTGTGGCTCAACCACTCGCTCACCTCTGggctccagctcagctccccagggcagcagaaAGTGCTCAGGGCACTCAGGTCTCAGATTTATTAACAACCATTTACAAGCTCTAATAAAATCAAAAGATGGAATCTGGATTTGCACTTTTACAAGAGCTCAGCATCAAGCCAGGGCTGTGAGGTGAGCGCTGCCATGGCCTCACGAGCAGGCTGCTAAGAGtcataaatacaaataaatgtgtataaatataCACGTGGCCCAATCACTGGTGTGTTCCAAAATCAGTGATGAGAAACTGGGGTTGTTATTCCAAGGAAAAACATGGTGCAACTGTCCCCCAGGGGTTTCTAGGAAATTTCAGCACCAGGCTATGGAGAAATTTGAGGTGAGATTAATATCCCTCTGTACCtacatcctgctccatccttATTGCTGAAACCCCCAATAGCTCCTTTGACAGCAGCCTATTCCCACATGGATTCTCCCAAAAACCAAGGAGAGGCCATTGCACAGAGATGGAGTGTCAGAGAGACAGAGAATTTCTGATATTTTCACTAATGACAGTCTCCTGCCCTGTTCCCAATACCAATAAaaaatttcctctttttcctttaaaacccTTCTGCGACATTGTTTTCCCCTGAATTGATAGGCTGTTAAAACCACTAAAAAGGTTTGGAAAAACCCAATTTTGATGATGTTTTCCATGCTGAAGCTGCAAGCTCTCATATTAGCCCACTCCTCAAAAGCTGCAAACACTCTAAAAAATTTGAAACATGCTTTAAACTTGAAGATATTGAAAAAATCCCTTTTATATTTTTGGGTGTTGTTGGATTTTAAATAGAGAAAATTTTCAGACCAGGTATAATTTTGGGATATAAGGCAGCACCGAACAATTAATCTGTGCAGTTCCAAACATTAAACAGGTCTCCTTGTTGGAGGGAGTGTTCATCCTGGAAGGCCACAGTCTACTGTTCTATTTGAAAGGTCATCTGCAGACAGAAATGTGACCAAAATAATACTGGCAAATAATGGATACATGAAAAAACGGCCAAACAATTACTGCAGAGATGATTCAGAAACCAAGAAGCCAAAATTGCAATGAACAGCTGGCTCCATAAATGAAATTTCCGTTGGGGAACAATGTAACTGTTGCAGCCAAATAACTTTGTACCTCCTGACTTCCCTGCCCATTTCTCTGCTCACCTATTGCTCAGAActaatttctttcaaaataagaatatttttgCTTATTTGGTCTAATAAAATAATTGCTCCTTGTTTCTGTGTGCATCAAACAGGATTCCCTCAATCCCCAAAATAACCTGGTTAAGGATGTCCCCAGGTTTGGGTTACAAGGTTTTTTAGAAGTTCTCCCAGGATTCACAGTTTGGCtctgatttattatttttacaaaTTGTGATGACAGTCAAAATTTCCTTAAGAACATTTTTCAATGCAAGATGTGAATTATTAAATCAGAGAGACTTATTAGATCATTTAATGACAATATCTGCCTTAGACATAGCCAGAAACAAACTAAGGGGAGAAGTTCAGAGTTCAGCTGAGGAACCCTGGAAGTCTACAAGGATGAGGAAAAACGTGAATGGAATCACTCAGTCTCAGCCATAATTTCAACAGCAACTGAGGGATGCAGTCTTCCTCCCCAAAGTCCCAGATCTGTCCTGTTATTTGTGCCTGGAACTGGTCCCTGAGCTTGTGTCAAAGCAGAGTTCTCTGCTAATTCATTTTCTGCATGGAGCCCCTCGAGGTGACACATGAGGTTTATTTCAGCCTcccaccaccagctctggcCCTGGCAGCTGTTCCCAAACACTGGCCATAAAGCacctttcctctgaaaaaaaaatacacaggcaGGGAGAATTTAGAATCCCCCAATATTTCCATCAAAGACGTGGAGAATCACACGTCATTGGTGATCAAAGTGGCAAACACCAGACTGAAGGCAGGTTAAGCAATCTGAAGGACAAGACCAAAGCAATGGGAATAATCTCCTGTTGTTGTTGGCTCTGGGTTTGTCATTTTGGTTCTGCTGTTTGCAGGAGGAAGAATGCTGCAGGATTGGGGTGGGCTCCAAGAAGATGCACAATAGTGATTAAAAGGCTGGAAAGCAGGGAGTACTGAAAAagggctgtgtgtgtgcaggttcCAAAGCGgaggctgaggctgctctgctcACAGGTTATTCTCAGGATATGGGGGCCAGAAATCTCATTGTGCTGACCTGGGGCACAAAGAGGGTACCCCAGTGCTGATTTATGGCAGCTGGCTGGAGAGTAAATAAACTGTTGGAAGAGCATTACAGCAGCTGTGAGGAATTCTTCATCTCTGGAAAACTTTAAAAGAAGGCTGGGATTTTTCTGAAAcacttgctgcagctgacagtGGAATGAAATCCAGGCTGGCCCAGTTCTCCCCAACAGACATGATGGGTGTTTTTGTAATGAACTGAAGCCCGCTCCCAGGTAGCTCCCTCACTCTGCCCTTTGGGAACAGTCCCTGGCATGTGGGGGCTGCACAATACCAGCTGCAAATCACTGAACTTGACAAGTGTCCCTCTGGCTGTAAAATGCCTGGATTTGTTAAAGCCAGAAGCCAAGCATCCCACTGTGACTGCCAGGTTTTTCTCCTCGCTGCAAtccccctttctcccttctccattCCCACTTGACCCCTCCTTGCCAACCAACACCCTTCCTCAGGGTGAATGAAAATCCCCTGGCCAGACCACAAGCCAGCTCCTCATCCTCACACCTTCCTGTCATTCTGCACCCAGCATTTTTCTGGATACGCTCCTCCTGCTGTAGCCTCAGATTTTCTGGACTCAGACCACACAGCCCTGGCTCAGCTCCCTCCCCCGTGTCCTTCGGGGCTCCCACAGGGATGTCTGTGGCCCATGTCCCATAAGCACCTCCACGTGCCATCCCTCCCTCCAAGTGACTCACAGATGAGCTGCTCTACCCCCAGACTCTGATATTCCAACTGCAGGGAACACACAGCATTTGGTAGGAGAGAAAACACCCCTCTGAGAAACCAGAGGGGCTGCCAGAACGCACTGCTGGTGGAGAAGAGGATGGGGAGCAGACGCTTTCCCCCTGACAAGGCTttgaagaggagaaagaaaagcattttctgtttttcctggatCAATGTTTCTGTCAATATGAGCGATTCTAGCTGAGCTTGCCAGATCAGTAGCACCTGGATGCCAGGAAAAACAGTGCTTTGAAGAAGTGCAGGTTGAAAGAAGAGGATATGTCCTCAGGGGAGCCGGCTCTTCGCCTGGGCAGGGCTCGTTATCTGAAGATCAACATGTAAATTCCTGTTCTGCTCCCGTCCTATCTCTCTGGGTCATTCACCTCATAGTTCCTATTAAATTTGAGCTTCACTTTGAAACATGGCAGAAGAACATCCATATAAATGCACTTTCCAGTCAGTGATTTTGCAGGAAATGCAGCTCTTTTATCACCATTTTCCAATTAAAGTGCAAACCAGAGTATTCCCTGTCCCAAGAGAGGCTAGAATGAAGAAAACATCTTACAAAATCCTGAGGTGCCTTTCAAATATCAGCACAATGTTTTCTGCAAAATTTCAATGAGACAAGACAGAATTGGAGCTCACTCATCAGGGGCAAGGGATGTGTGTCACAATTCTGAGTCAGAAATTGCACAAACCAAATGTTAGCCATGCACAAACATCACTCTAAAAGTCATGGGCATTAAAACATCCTttctgaattaaaagctgcaggaaAGAGATGGAGGAATCTGCGTGTGACACCAAGGTGCTGTTTATGCACATGCAGCGGCTGGAAGATGCAATCAGACCTGAACATAAGAAATTAGGCTGGTGGGGGCTTGCACCCAAGCAATTCGAGGGGCAGAACCCTTGGGTCAGTTCTAAGGGGACTTTGATGGATCAAGtaaaaatttcaaatttataacttttcttctttttaaacaacAAGTCCTAGAAGTCAAGCTatcaaataattttccttttttcatttccatttcctcCATGGCCATCTCTAGCAGCTGTTCGGCCCAGACACACCAGGACAAGACCCAGCACCATCCCCTCCACTCCCAGTAAGTTGCTGCCCCAGTTCCAGCTCCAGCACTCGTGCTCCGAGTGGATTTGGAAGCGGTGGCTGTGCTCAGTGCCCTGTGAAGCCTGCAGGCTGCCAAAAGCAGGCAGGCACAGATGGTGCCACCGAGTGTCTGCCAGGGcgtgggcagcagctctgctcgcAGGGAATGTGCCAGGCACGGCACAGCCACGGGAACGGATTTCTGGGATCGCCACCCTTCGAGGTGATGGGCACGCCGCCCCGGCACTGGGGGTCTGAGGGCTCTGTGCTCCAGGGATTTACAGAACCCTGGGCAATGCCACCACACCTTACCTCGGGGAGCTGGACACATTTCACCCAAAGTTACCCCAAAAAGCATCACAGGAGCTGGCCAGGGAACCCTCCCTGCTCCAAGCCATAAATCCCATTATCTTCTTCCCACCAAACCTATCCCCGGACCTGCAGGCTTTGTATCCCCCTTCTCCCCGGTCACTTTTGCCTTGCTGCCCTGCGGAGTTTCCAGGAAAAGCCGTTCCAaagccctgtccctgctccgaGCGCGCTTCCCAAGCTTCCCCCTGCAGCAGCTAGGTGGCAAAAGTTCCGTGCAGCCTGGGAAAACTTAAGGAATCCTGTTAGAAAGAGACAGCCACCGATCCAAACACTCCTGATCCCTAAATGCGTAAGGAAAACACCCCTTTCGCGGCGagcatccccagctccccccaaaatcctcccccaaaatccccccaccCTCACTCACATCGTATTTCTCCGTCATTTTCAGCAGAGCACGCTTCCAGAGAGTCCTGGCACAGCCCGGGTCCGGCAGCAGGACCGAGACACACAAGGCTGCAGCGAAGACCTTTTTACAGAAATGCatctctggcagcagcctgggatCCATATTTCCAGGGAGAGATGAAATAAGGAGCGCGGCTCTCGGGATCCAGGCGGTTCCGAGGCTTggcaaggagagagggagatgtggagggagggagagtGAGGGCTGAGCGCTCTGAGAGCCGCTTTTCCCTGCGCagcttctgggaagggaaaaggggggtggaaaaaaaaaaaaaaaaaaaaaaagaaaaaggaaaaaaaagaaagaaaaagtaaaaggagCCCAGAGGCAGAAGCCGGGAGCTGCTGTTGAACTTCTTTAAGTTAGATCAGGTTCTCGGCTCACATGTTCACACAAAGCTCGCGCTCTGCTTGAGTGATGGACGGGAAGATTACTTGGAAAGATTATTTTTAGACCTTTGTTCCCAACATCTGGCATCCTCCGAGAGCCCCATTCAAAGCCAAAGCGTGGGATCAGATGACAGCTGCCGCAGGGGGAAATGAAGGTCTTGGAGGGGTGGGCTCGGCAGATTTTTGCAAACAGTTCACCCAAACTTCTCAAGAGACTGGGCTCTCCCTTTGTGTGCTTCCCACCGTGCCCCCGGCTGTGGGTTTGCATCACGTTTTGACAAAGTGATAACTTCATCTGAAGCTCGCTCGAAGGAAATGATTTAATGACATGATAAACATTCAGGGCTTTAATTAAACCAAGGTGACGTTGGTGTTCCGAAAATGATTTTGAAGGAGGGGGAAGACGTGACCattagggaaaaataaattcgGGTGTGGAATAGGGAAGGAAGGTGGTTCAGAAATTATGCAAGCACAGAGAAAGCAAGGAAGGGGACATGAGTCAGGCTGTGCATGACAATGGGAGGGACAGAAGGAGTGGACGTGGCGTTTTGGACATCCCCATGGAcatccagtgcctgaaggatgGGAATGGACTCGTGAAGTCAGGCTGAAAGCAGCCCAGCATCCTGCCTGGGATGGAGACAGAAGCAGGTGCTGAAGGAGAACCGTGAGAGCGAGGCAGCTGTTACATACCCGTGTGTAAATATGTGTGGCTGCAGGTATAGGACTTTAGAGACATCAGGAGTGCTGCTCAGGGCTTGCTGAGCCAAATGTGGGGGCTATTTTATAATTCCCCCGAatttctcctccagcagcttGTCCAGTCTCCCCCTGAATGAAGAAACAGAACCACAAAACTTGTCGAGATGCAGACACTAAGCTCTGTTTGCCTTTGCTttaccccagctgcagccccgCTGAGCAGAGAGGAGCCTTGCTGGATGCATTGGATTAATTTTACATCTACTCTAAAATGGGTCTGCAGAGGAGGGTTATACCCTGTggacaaacacagaaaaagatcTTCCAATTATTCCTTATACCTGAAAGCTGTGGAAATTCACTTTGATCCATGCCCAAGTGTCAATAGCTGCACACAAGTGGGAACCAAAGGATTTCATCTTGAAGCTTGCCAGGATATGATGGTGGGAACCTGAATAAAGAGCAAGGTGTGCCTTAAAAAGCTCTGTATGTAAGGGAAAGTATTTGATTTGTTTAGAGTTAAGGTTCCTAAAGGTTTTCTAGCAGTAACTGTGCTTTGGGCAGTTCTCTCTATATCTCTACTGCTATGAAAAACTTCTTAGTAACAAAACCTGTTCAATTAATGCCAGGGAATTTAGTGGGGAAGTAAAGCCAGGGATTACTCTTATGGGGGGGAAAGAGaggggtggggaaaaggaatGAAGAGTTAAACTGGAGAGGGTCACCTCCCTCACAGCCACAGAGGTACAAGGTGGGGGGTCCCAGTGGGATAGCACAAGTGCCTGGCCTCTGCATGGTCTGGGGATTCCCAAAggagctctgccagcaggaGTTTGAGAGGGAATCCCTGTGGAGATGCACTGACCCTGCATGGCTGTGTTTGTGCAATCCCATCCCTGCTTGATCCATAGAGTCATCCCTTAAGGTGCaagcggggttttgggggctgcCAGGGTTTGAGGTGGCCCCATGGTGCAGTTGTTTCAGGCACagaaggggacagggagggagcatTTGGGCTGGAGAGCATTTTGTGCCACAGAGGCTTCAGCCTCCACCTGGCTGCTGAGAAGGCTGTCTCAGCAGGGAGCACAGCTCCAGGTCCCTGTCACCTGCTCTGCATCATTTCGCCAGCTCTCCTCTCCCCCAGAGCTGCAGTCATGCATTTCAAGCAGAATTTATCCCAGTTTTCCTTCAAACAGGTCACTTTCCTCAGGCTTCTCTCTTCATTTAACCATAACTGTGGACAGCTCACATCCACAGCTCAGCCCGTGGAAAAGTGACTCCCTAAGGACTGAAGTGTCACCTTTGGATGCTGGCAGAGCTCAGCACCTGCAGGTCACTGTCACCTCCACCCAGATCTCCTCCAAGCACCATCTGAAATCGGCAGCTGTGCTGCAATTAGTGAAAGGCACACTCAGACACCTTCATTACGTCCAGAGAGGAATGAATCACTGCCATAACACTGCGACCTGATCCACCTGTGACTTGATTTTTTACTGCTCAGAGGGCTTTGTCTGACACCACAGGATTCTCCAGTTCCTTTCACAAACACACCTCCCCAGTTTGTTGCAATTTCAATACCTGCACCTTGATACAGGCACATCCAGGAGCTCCCACCCGTGCCCCGACTCCTGTGCTCTGAGGTGACAAATCACATGGCTGGTTGCACAGAACAAATAAGATTTTTCCTTGGAGCATTCCTCCTTAATTTATGTCTTTGTGCTGATATTTCCCTTGTCTGTGCTCTTGCTGAAACCCAAACCTGAAACAACTGCTCACGGTAAATCTCCCcaatttaattccattttttgttgtttcataTAATTGCAATCTGGACTTGGAGCAACTAATTAATTCTAGAGATTAATGGCTACTTCAGACACCATTTACTGGCCTTTATTTTTGCAGATACACAGCTTTGACATTTATCTGGGAAAAACCAGGGTCTGTGCCTTACAGTCCATGGATTG
This region of Aphelocoma coerulescens isolate FSJ_1873_10779 chromosome 11, UR_Acoe_1.0, whole genome shotgun sequence genomic DNA includes:
- the WFDC1 gene encoding WAP four-disulfide core domain protein 1, translating into MDPRLLPEMHFCKKVFAAALCVSVLLPDPGCARTLWKRALLKMTEKYDDYEYPLHSHSSHYQKNDRCPPPPQSLPERACEVPSCRSDSECERHKRCCYNGCIYACLESVQPPPVLDWLVQPKPRWLGGNGWLLDGPEEVLQAEACSTTEDGDEPLHCPTGYECHIINPGNVAEGIPNRGQCIKLRGNPDGHNLRHKYYKEYFGSNSNNVVGYVKDQQKHLG